CGCCCAATAGCCCCGGCGAACACCATGATTCCAGCAGACAGCCCCTTCCACCCGGACAACGGAGAGGCATACGCCTCCTGGCGCGCTGCCAAGCTGGCTCACTATCCCACCGACCCATCCGACCTGGTGGTGCACGTGGCCGATCCTGCTCGCCTCAGCGACTCGGAATACGAGGCCCTCTGGCGATGCATCGCCAAAACCAACATGGTGGTGTACGCCACCCCCGACGGCGAAAAGGAGGACAAGTCCATCCCGCGCCTGATCGCCGAGCAGTTCGGCCTGTCCCACCTTGACGCCAACTGGCTCTCCGACGAGGACGGCATATCCAGCCTGACCCCACGGGACGATGGCACCAGCGAAGTGATGGAACGCAAGCCCGGCACGGATCCGGGCAAGCGGGGCGACTACATCCCCTACACCCACCACCGCATCCGCTGGCACACGGACGGCTACTACAACCCGCCGGAGCGGCGCATCTACGCCATGGGGCTCCATTGCGTGCGCCAGGCGGACGCGGGGGGCGAGAACGATCTTTACGACCACGAACTGGCCTTCATCGCCCTGCGGGACGCGAACCCGGATCACATCCGCGCCCTCATGGCCGAGGACGCCATGACCATCCCCGCCCGGGTGGATGACATGGGCGTAGCCCGGGGCGATGAAACAGGGCCCGCAATGTTGGTGGACAGAGGCCAGTTGCACCTGCGTTATACCGCCCGCACCAAGAGCATCGGCTGGAAACAGGATACCGACACCCAGGCAGCCCTGGCCGCCTTGGAGGACCTGCTGGGCAGCAAGCCTTTCGGGGCCTATACCCTGAGGCTGGAACCGGGCATGGGGGTGCTGTGCAACAACGTGCTACATACCCGGGCGGGTTTCAGCGACCGGCCGGAACACCGGCGTCTGCTCTACCGCGCCCGCTACCACGACCACCTGCGCAACCTGCGCGGCTAGGCTTTCCTGTTCAGTTCCGCTTGCCGTCCAGGCCGGGGCTGAGCCTGTGCTCCACTGCAAACACCGCCGCCTCCACCCGGGATGACAGGTTCAACTTGGCCAGGATGTGGCGCACGTGGAGCTTCACCGTGTCGTAGCTGATGTCCAGCTGGCGGGCGATGGCCTTGTTGCTCTCGCCCCGGGCCAGATGGGTGAGGATCTCCCGCTCCCGTTGGGTCAGGGTCTCCAGCAGGGGCACATCGCTGTTGCCCTTGTTGTCCAGTAGTTTCACCAGTTTCGCGGTCATGGCGGGGGCCACCACGGTTTCGCCCCTGGCCGCCCGGGCGATGGCGTCCAGCACCTCGTCCGGCTCCATGCTCTTGAGGAGATAGCCGTTGGCGCCGGAGCGCAGGGCCCGGGCCATGTCCTCTTCCGCCTCGCTCACGGTGAGCATCAGCACGGGCAGGGTGAACCCCTCGCCCCGCAGTTCCTGCATCACGTTGATGCCGTCCGTCCCTCCCAGATTCAGGTCCAGCAACAGCACATCCGGCCTGTGCTGGCGCAGCAGGTCGGGCACTGCCTCGGGGTTTCCCGTGATGGCCGCCACGCTTACGGCACCTTCACGCTCCAGCAGCTCCGCCAGGCCCTTGCGGAACAGGGTATGGTCATCCACCAGGACGATGTGGAGCACGGTGGACGGGGCGGCTATGGTCATGACTTCTCTTCCACTGCATGGCGTGAGGGGAAGGTAAGACGCACTATGGTGCCCCCCGCTGGCCGGCTCTCGATGGAAAGGCGACCGTTCAGCTTGGCGGCCCGTTCCCGCATGATGGTCAGGCCGAAGCTCTTGCCCATGTTGGAAGTGGCGTTCTGCTGCAGACCCACGCCGTCATCCGCCACGTTCACAACGTACTGGTCGTCCTGAAGGTCCAGGGTTACCACCACGTGACGGGCCCGGGCGTGCTTGCAGATGTTGTAGAGGGACTCCTGGATGATGTGGTAGACCTGAATCTCGTCTTCGGGGGCCAGCACCACGTCCTGGGCCACGTTCAGGAAGTCCACATCGGCATTGGCCTTCTTGCTGAAGCTCTCGGCCAGTTCCTGCAGGGCCGGCACCAGTCCCCGGGGGTCGATGCGATCCCTGAACTGGGTGATCAGGTTGCGCAGCTCCGAATAGGCCATGTCCACGGCCTCCTCCACGTCGCCCAGGTAGCGGTTGGCCTTGGCCTCGTCGCCATCCACCATGGCCTCGCTCAACACGGACAGGCGCATCTTGGCGTAAGCCAGGGTCTGGGCCAGTGAATCGTGGATCTGGTTGGCCAGCATGGTGCGTTCGTTCATCAGGGAGATACGCATGTTCTCGCGGGTGAGTCGGCTGTTCTCCAGGGCCATGCCCAAGTGTTCGCTGATGGAGTTGAACAGGTAGCGGATGTCCTCCGGAAGGGGCTCCGGATTGTCCATGAACAGGTTGTAAACCCCCATTACCTTGCCCTTGTGGCGCATGGGCACGGCGTAGACCGTGCTGCAGTGCTGGGCGTAATACAGATGGCGCACCTGCTTCTGGCACACCTCCATGACGCCCTCAAAATGGGCGCTTTGCGTCAGAGTAGCCTTGCCGCAGATGCCACATTCCAGGGGGACGTAACGCTCCCGCTCCACCAGGGCGGGGGCAAGGCCGATGGAACCGGCCAGACGCAGATGGGCCCCATCGGCGGTGAGTACCCGCACTGCACCGGCCCTGGCTCCGGAGATGCGCACCATGATCTCCAGGAAGCGCATGAGCATCTGTTCCGTGTTGGCATCGGAGTTCATGCTGCTGGCGATCTCCGCCAGCACCTCGATGACAGGAAGACGATCTCCCTCGGCTTGCATTCCACCGTCGGGGATGGACGTGCGGCTGATACTGGTGACAGGAATGTTTTGGACGTCCACGAACTGGCTCTGGTGGCTGTGGCGGGTGAGGCAATTCCACATGTTAAGTGGCTGCCCCCATGGGGAGCAATGCCACTGTTGGACAATCAGAAGGTCTGTGCCACCTTGTTGCGGGCCAGAGGCGGATTCTTGTCGAAATAACGCTTGATGCCGTCGACGATGGCACTCGCCATCTTGTCCTGATAAGCCTCGTCGTTAAGTCGTTTTTCCTCTTCCGGGTTGGAGATGAAGGCAGTCTCCACAAGGATGGACGGAATGTCCGGCGCCTTGAGCACGGCGAATCCGGCCTGTTCCACGTGGGGCTTGTGCAACTGGTTGATCTCCCCCAACTGGTCCAGCACGGCCTTGCCAAGTTTCAGGCTGTCGGAGATCTGGGCCGTCTGGGACAGGTCGATGAGGGTCTGCTTGAGATAGACATCCTTCACGTCGATGTTCACGCCGCCAATGAGATCCGCGTCGTTCTCGTGCTTGGCAAGCCACTTGGCCGCCGCCGATGTGGCGCCTTTCTCGGACAGGGCAAAGACCGAGGAGCCCCGGGCGTTAGGTTTGATGAAGGCGTCCGCGTGCACCGATACGAACAGGTCCGCCTGGACGCGGCGGGCCTTGTTGACCCGCTCGTGCAGCGGAATGAAGTAGTCCCCATCCCGAGTTAGATAAGCTCGCATTCCGGGCTGCTGATCGATCATCGCCTTCAGGCGTCGGGCGATGGAAAGGGTGATGTCCTTCTCATGGGATCCGTTGGCGCCCCGGGCCCCAGGGTCCTCACCGCCATGGCCCGCATCGATGGCCACCGTGACCAGACGCATGTAGTCCTGCTGTCTGGCGACCTTCAACGCAGATCCATCCTTGCCAGTCGGCTTGGCCTCGGGCTCCCGGGTGCCATCCGCCTGGGCGATGGCACGTTCCACCTGCTGCTCGACAGCGTCGCCCCGGGCCGGATAGAGGTCCAGCACCAAGCGGTATCCATAGTCGCCCATGGGTTTGAGGCTGAACACCTGGGGCCGTACTTCGTTCTTCAGTTCCACCACCACCCTGGTCACGCCGGGACGGTTGCGCGCCGCGCGGATTACGGAGATGTACTGGTCATGGGGGGAGATCTTGTCGACCAGGGCCTCCATCATGGCGTCAGCGCCTACGCCCTCCATATCCAGCACCAGGCGGTTGGGGCCAGAGAGTGTGAAGTACTTGTAGGTCACCTCCCCGTCAAACTCCATGGCCACTCGGCTGTAATCGGGGGACGGCCAGATGCGCACCGCCTTCACGCCGGCAGCGTGAACTGCCGAGTGCAAGATCATGTTCGCCAGAGCTATCAGGACGACAATCGCGAAACGCATGCCTTTCCTCCCTCCGTCAGTCCAGACAGCCGGGCACGCCGCCCGGCATCGGTGAATTCCAGCCTGACTTGCAAATCCGGCGGGGGCAAAACCCCCTTGGCCTTTTCCGGCCACTCGACCAGGCAAACGCTGGCGTCATTGAAGTATTCTCGAAATCCTGCGTCTTCCCACTCATCCGAATCCGCAATCCGATACAAATCAAAGTGATATAGATTAAATCGCGAAAGCGCATAAAGTTCAACCAAAGTATAGGTCGGACTTTTCACCCTGCCCGGAAAACCCAGTCCCCGTAACAGCCCCCGAGCCAGGGTAGTCTTGCCGGCCCCCAGATCCCCCTCCAACCACACGCACAGCCCCGGAGCCAGGGCCTGGCCCAGGCGCGCGCCCAAAGCCAGGGTGGCACTCTCGCCGTCCAGATCCAAGGTCAGGCTATCATCGCCCCCATGCCTCACTATCCCACTCCCGAACAATTGCAGGCCATGAAGCCCGTCCTGCGACAGTGGGCTACCGAGTTGGGTTTCGCCGACCTGGCTTTTGTCTCGGCAGAACTGGAGGGGGCTGAACAAAGGCTCATGGAATGGCTGGGGGGGGACTATCACGGCAACATGGATTATATGGCGCGGCACGGCGCAACCCGCGCCCGTCCCCGGGAACTGGTCCCGGGCACCTGCTCGATCCTGACTGCCCGCCTTGACTACCTGCCAGGTGGTGATGATGCCTGGTCCACCTTGGGCCAACCCGAACAGGCCTATCTGGCCCGCTATGCCCTGGGCCGGGACTACCACAAAATGGTGCGCACCCGCCTGCAAAGTCTGGCCAAGCGCATGGCGGAACAACTTGGGCCGTTCCAGTTTCGAGCCTTTTCCGACAGCGCACCGGTGATGGAGGTGGAAATCGCCCGCCGCACCCGCCTGGGCTGGGAGGGCAAGCACACCCTGCTGCTCACCCGCCAGGGTTCCTGGTTCTTCCTGGGGGAACTGTTCACCAACCTCCCCTTTCCCTCCGACCCGGCTCATCCCGAACACTGTGGAAGTTGCCAGGCATGCATCGAAATCTGTCCCACCCGGGCCATCCTGGCGCCCCATGTGCTGGACGCCCGCCGCTGCATCTCCTACCTGACCATCGAGCTTGACGGCCCCATTCCGGTGGAATTGCGCCCTCTCCTGGGCAACCGCATCTATGGCTGCGACGACTGCCAGTTGGCCTGTCCCTGGAACCGCCTTGCAAAACACGCCCCCCTGCCAGACTTCCTGCCGCGGCATGGCCTGGACCAGGCCACCTTGCTGACATTGTTCGCCTGGGATGAGGCCACTTTCATGGCACGCATGGAGGGCTCCCCCATTCGCCGCATCGGTCACGCCCGCTGGCTGCGCAACCTGGCGGTGGCGTTGGGCAATGCGCCTCGAAGCCAGGACACCATCGAAGCACTGGAAGCGAGGGCAGATCATCCCTCGGCCCTGGTGCGGGAACATTTACAATGGGCGCTAGACCGCCAACATCGTCACCAGCCACCCGAACATGAAGTTTGAACTGGACCCCAGCAGCCCCATAGGTGTTTTTGATTCCGGCGTGGGAGGTTTGACGGTTGTCCGGGCCCTCATGGAACGCCTGCCTTTCGAGTCCATCTATTACTTCGGCGACACGGCCCGGGTGCCCTACGGCATCAAGTCGGTGCAGACCATCGCCCACTACACCACCCAGATCACCGAATTCCTGCTGGAAAAGCAGGTGAAACTGCTGATCATTGCCTGCAACACCATGGCGGCCGTCTCCGCCCAGGTGGTGCGGGATCTCTCCCCCGCTCCGGTGCTGGACGTCATTGAGGCTGGCGCCCTGGCCGCCCTGGCCGCCAGCAGCACCAACCGTATCGGCGTCATCGGCACTCCCACCACCATCAACAGCAACGCCTACGCCCAGGCCATCCATGCCATCGAGCCCCAGGCCCGGCTTACGTCCCAGGCCTGTGCCCTGTTCGTACCCCTGGTGGAGGAAGGCTGGCTGGAACACCCCGTTACCCGCATGACCGCCCAGGAATACCTGCGGCCGGTCATGGCGGAAAAGGTGGACACCCTGGTGCTGGGATGTACCCACTACCCCCTTCTCAAACCCCTGCTTCAGGACGTGGTGGGCCCGCAGGTCACCCTGGTGGATTCCGCAAATGCAATGGCAGAGCGGGCAGCTGCCCTCCTGACCGACATGAACCTGCACAACACCAGGCGCACGGCCCCAGAATACCGCTTCTGGGTTACCGACGTGCCCCTACGCTTCCAGTCCATAGGCGAGCGTTTCCTGGGGCGCACCCTTAGCAATGTCCACGTCGCCGCATTATGAAAGCGGAATTTCTCCACTCATGCCGGGATGTCTTTGATATTTGTCATCCATCCCCGACCTCATGCGTTTGTAGTATCAGAAAAAGTCAATTCCCTTAACGAAAGGAACACCATGAAACTGCTGACCACCTTGGTAATTACTTCCTCCCTGCTGCTGACTGGCACCGCAATGGCTGACGCAACCCTTGCCACCAAGAACAAATGCAACACCTGCCATGCTCTGGACAAGAAGATGATGGGTCCCAGCTGGAAGGCAGTAGCCGCCAAGAACAAGGGCCAGAAAGACGCCGAGGCCGCTGTCGCCAAGGCCATCACTTCCGGCAGCAAGGGCAAGTACGGCAAGATCCCCATGCCGCCCCAGCCGAAGGCCCAGGCTGATGCAGCTGCCCTGGCCAAGTGGATTCTTGCCCAGTAAGAGACTGTTCGGAAAATGGATGAACGCGGACTTCGAGTCCGCGTTTTTTTGTATCCTGGCGGAGCGGTGTCTTCCTAACTATCCCATATAAGCCGCACCGCTACTGCACTTCCTGCAACTCACCACACGCAATTACCACGATTATTACCACGCTTTGCAGCTCAATACCCTGCGCCTATTCTTAGGCTAGATTCCCAGTCAGTGGGGCACACACACCAAACGCCACCCCCTGGGGGGCCTTTGCGGCAGGTGGGGGGTGATTTTTCGGGGCCTTTAGGCGTAGTGCTTCTGTCTGTGGATTTTGGCTTGATTGGTCCGATAACAGGGGAGGGGTGGTTTTTCATGTTGCAAGAGCTTCCAGTGCTTGCGATGACTGCATGGCTTTCGGAGCTATCAGCCCAAAGCATGCGGGAGGACCCTTTCCCTCTACACCAGCTTCTCCAAGACTCGCTTTACTACCCCTCCTGCGGCTTCGACGGTGACCCGGTGAAATACCTCGGGGGGAACATTCTGAGCTTCATCTATGTGGACTATGGCCGCACACGGGATGAGGAGGAATACGCGCTCGGCTATCCAGGGTTTCGAGGGTATGACCTGCTGGCATCACGTAGCGTCACGGAGCAGGAGTTAACCCCGAATGGATGGCACCCCATACCACCCACTTATGACGATGGGGACCCTCTTCGTTTTCGGCAGTGGGTACAACGTCCGTTCTGTACGTGGTCAATCTTCCAACGCAGAGAGGACATTCCGCCTGAGCATGGCCCATCTCGGTTCAGCCTGCTGTATTTGGGTGCTGATGGCGTTGCAGCCTTTCAGGCGCTCTATCTTGCTAACCATGCAGCCCCAAGGGCGATTGCAATCATTCAACCGGGGCATGCATTCGGGGGAAACTGGACGGATTACACAAATCCAAACCTGATACTTCATAGGTCAGTAATTGGTAATTCTGCAGGGCAACCCGAGGTTCTGTTGTATGGGGGTTATGGCGAAAAATATTATTATAAGGATCCATGCTGGCCTAAGTACAACAAATATATCAACCGATTGGACAAAAGTGGCCACGGCAGCATAGGTGTTTGGCGATATATTTCTCAATGCAGTCATTGAGTTTATATGAAACGCTATCTGGATAAACTAATAATCCTCACTTTGGCCACTTTGTTGCCATGTGTAGCTTACGCTTTGTCAGGCCCAGAGGTTTTTTCGAAGGTAGAAAAATCAGTATTTATTGTCATTGGCTTGGACAGAAACAAACGTCCGGTTACTCAAGGCAGCGGAGTGCTGCTACCGAAAAATAAAATAGGAACCAACTGCCACGTACTAGCAGACGCAGATATCCATTATCTTTTAGTTAAGCAAAATGACAATTCGTACCATGCAATTTTGTATTCTGGAGATACTGAGAAAGACATCTGTCTTTTGGAGGCAAAGGGTTTGCATGGAACAGGCGCGCCCATCAGAGAATCAAAGAAACTAAAACGCGGCGAGGATGTATATGCCATCGGCGCTCCAGAGGGTCTTGAGCTAACAATAAGCAAGGGCATTTTTGCTGGGCATAGGCGTGGCTATCTACAACATTCAGCACAAATTTCACATGGCTCAAGCGGCGGAGGTTTGTTCGATAGTAATGGTAGGTTAGTTGGTTTCACAACTTTTACCCTCACAAAAGGACAAGACCTTAATTTTGCCATCCCAGTCGAATGGACTAATGGCGTAAAAAACCCCGGCCTAAAGCCATTGCCAACTAAATTACCCCCACCAGAAAACGATGACTCAGGCTCGCATCAAGGAGGCAGTGTTGCAGGTAGTTCATTTGTTGAGCCAGATCGCCCCCTTGGTACAGAAAACCTACCAAGCGACAGATTAATTTTCTTTGATGGCAACGAGGATGTAACTCCACCTAAAATGTACCAGAAATTAATAGAGAGACATGCGATTTACATGACGCATAACATTGCAGCAAGAATGAATTTGCAAGGTCACACTTCATTCCAAGGTAGCCGCGAGTGGAATCTGGCAATAGGCCAATTAAGAGCAGACAATGTTATGCGTGAATTTATCAGGCTTGGAATAAGCCCAAATAGAATACAAGCTATTTCCTTAGGCGAGGAGAAGGCAATCTTTCCAACCGCCTCTTCATCAGTGTTCATGCCACCCAACCGGGTTGAAATTCTTTACCAAGGCGAATGACGCGCACATTCATAATCAATCACTATGAACAGCACACCCTACCCTTCACGAATAGTTTTTGAGGCCATAGGACTTCTCCACAAGCTCGGCCACGGTAGGCTGAAGATTTACAGCTATCTGAAAGAAGGGCTCCCTTCCAGGCGTTTTTTGTTGTTCGCCGCCGATAGACTTCCGAGATTCATGAATGATGCAAAGAGATACCCTAACATCTTTGGGGTCATCGGGGGTGGGTCGCCCATCATGCAAGGTGACACTCCTGAGGAAGCGGCCCAGGACTTCATCGCTCGGCATACCGATTTTTTGGAGCAAGCCAGGGGAGAGGACCCCGTGTACGTTCAGTGGTATGCAGAAATGCTCCAACTCACTGCGCCGGATGGATTGCTGGAGATGGAAAGCAGCAATAGGGCCGAGATTCATGGACATGGAATTCAGACCCTAACGCCACCAATTTACCCCGCACAATGGTAGGCAAGAGCAAACAATACTTTGCATTTGTTTGGGAATATGAATAGTTTTTTGCCTTAGCCGGGCAGCACCTTTTTTGCCGCACGCCTGATTCGCTCCAATTCGCAGATTAGCGCATCAATAAATGCATCCACCTCCGACCATGTGCATAGATACGGGCTGATTGAATGCTGATTAGACTTGCCAACATGCCATAGCTTCAGCGCCACCTCTATGAACGGGCTGAATGGGTACTTTCCTTGGCTAGGTTTGTTAACGATCATGTCGAAAATCATTTGAACCTCCTTCTCTTGGGTTTGGTGATGGTTGAATATGCTTCGAATCGGCGTCTGACTGCCGCTTTCAGCTCTTCGGTTGCGATGGCTTGAAATCTCTCTCTGAATTCGGGGGAGTTCACGATTCGAGAGACCCAGCTTCGGGAGTAGCCCATCGCTTCGGCACATTCCCGCAATGGGGCGGAGGGGTGCTCGAGTAGCCATGCGAGGATGCCTAGGTGACGCCGGTTGAAACGGGGGTGGGGCCTTTCTGGATTAGTCGTCATGGCTGCATTCCTCGTCGGGTGCGCAGGACATGGACATGTCCGGACATTGTCCAGGCGCTACCTCATTGGGCGGACAGGACAAGACACACTCCTTCAGGAGTGTCTTGTCTGTCCCCAGGGTGTCCGTGTGGTGTTCCGAATCCCCATCATTTGTTCGGGGGAGGAAGATGAGCCCTTCTTGTTCCAGACATTGGCCCGTGTCGATTAGGGCCTTGATGGCCCGGTTTAAGCCCTTCCCGGCGCTGTCCTCTCGTGCGCCTTCCTTGCGGGCTTGTTCGGTGGATGCCAGCCTTAGGCTTTCCCGGTCTAGCCGTCCGCCCCGTTCCCTGAGTAGGGCTAGGACAAGCTTTTCATACTTGCCACGAGGAGCGGCGTGCTGTGGTGGGGAGCTAGCCTTTGGCCCTGTGGGGAGATATTCCGGCACCAGGGATGTAATCGGTTCCCCATCTTCGTCCAAGCCGATCTCGACCGAATGCAGTTGAAAGCTGATGGGCCTAGCTGTCTCCCCATCCTTCATCTTTTTCGTGGTCATGGTGACCAGCAGGTTTGTGCTGGCCTGCTGGTAGGCATAATCGGTGTTCGCCAGCATGGCAGTACTGCCACGGGGGCGGCCTTTATCTGTGTAAGGCGTATGGTGCACGATCAGTACCGTGCAACCGGGAAAGCATGTGCGGATACGCTGAATTTCACGGAGGAAGCCCGCGACTTGGGCGGAGTCGTTTTCGTCCCCCTCGTAGTTCTGGCTGAGGGTATCAATGATGATGAGGCGGGGTGGAAATGCCGTCCCACTGACAGCCCCCTGGATGGCCTGACTGACTTGCTCCGCCTGATCCCTTAGGTTCAAGGATATGGGGGTGGGGCAGACATAGAAGGCGTCTTGCTCTGGCGGCAATTCATGGTAGCGGTACCATGCCTTAACCCGCCTCTGAATGCCTGCCCCGCCTTCCCCCGCGATGTAGAAGACGGGGCCTTGCATGGTTTTCCGGTTGCACCAATCAAGGCCGTTGGCCACATGCAAAGCCATGTCCAGGGCTATGAAGCTCTTGCCGGTGCCGCTATCCCCATATAGGAACCCGGTGGCATCTGCAGGTATCAAGCCCTTGACCAGCCACTTAGTCTCGGCCATACATTGGGCAAGTTCCTTGTAGGTCATGAATAGCGAAGAGGGGAGCCGGTCAGACATGGTCTCGGGCTTGGCTTGCACTTGCTGCCCGCTTGCCTGCCCGGATGCAGTCCTCGACCCAGTGATCGACTTCTTCAGCCAGCCAGCCCACTGCCCGCTTGCCAAGGGGGTAGGGCTTGGGGAACGTACCTTCGGAAATCTGAAGGTAGATGGTGCTACGGGAAAGCCCGGTGCGGGCTTTGACGGCGGGAAGCCGTAGGATGGTGGTTGCCATGTTTGTATGCCCTTACAGCACATGGGCGTTTGTTGAACATGGCTGGCATCCTATCGGCCACCGTCTCGCTTGCCGTGGGGGGTAAATCCACCCGATTAATCCCCCTCCCCTTCATCAGCCTCCCATAAGCTGATCGGGCAATCTGGTTCGTTTAGAACCGCAATGAAATACTTTTTGCAAATCCTGCGCATTTCCCGGGTGTCTACATAGCCCAGGCGATCGCATATCTCTTTCCATGATTTTTGTTCGTTGATCCGCATAGGTAACGCTCGCCTAGCCCAATCCATCTCTTTGCCATCAGGCAATGAGGGCCTACCAGGCCCATCTTGAACCAGGCCAAAAGCATGCTCCAGACTGCTGTGGTCTTTGTTCAGGTATTCGTGGATAGCCACAGCCCCAAACTTCAATTTCCATGACGCCCGGGGATAATGTTTAAGGTGGTCCGCTATGGCCCGTAAGACCGCCAGAGACTCCTCTTTGTCTGTTGGCCGCTTGGCGTTCACTAGGTCACCTTTGGTTGGCTTCATGTGTGTCCTCAAGCTTGTCAGGGGAGGACTCCTTGCTCGGCTGCGATACCCCAAAGCGACCTAGAAGCAGCCGACCGCGACTGTTTGTCATTTCGTCTATCAGGTTGGCCCAGTGCTGCATCATCTCCCGGCGTTCAGGCAGGTACTCTGCGCGGTTATAAGCGCCCCGGACTTCGTTCCGCTCGCAGTGGGCTAGCTGGCGCTCGATTACGTCATGCCGAAAGCCCATTTCATTGAGGGCAGTACTGGCCACGGCGCGGAATCCATGCCCGGTCATCTTGCCTTTGTAGCCCAGCCGATAGAGGGCAAAGAGCATGGTGTTGTTGCTGATGGGTTTGTCTCGGTTGCGGCCTGGGAATACAAAGCGGCTACCGCCCCCAATTTCTTTCAGTTCTTTGAGGATGTCGATGGCTTGGCGGGCCAGGGGGACCACATGCTCAGTCTTCATTTTCATGCGCTGTGCGGGCACGATCCAGACTGCTGCGTCTAGGTCGAATTCCTCCCACAAAGCGCCTATGAGTTCATTGGTCCGGGTAAAGGTAAGGGCCAGGAGTTGCAGGGCTAGACGGGTTTGCCTATCGCCGGTTTCTTCGTAGGACGCAATGGCCCGCAGGAGGTCCGGAAGCTCCTCAGTCTTCACGGCTGCTTGGTGTTGCTTCTTGTGGGGAGTGAGCGCCCCCCTGAGGTCGCCGGTCAAATCACGCTTGCATCGGCCAGTGGCCACTCCATAGCGGAATACCTGTCCACAAACCTGTAGCACACGGTGGGCGAGATCATACGCCCCCCGGTCTTCGATCTTACGAACTGTGGCCAGCAGTTCAGGGGCGTCAATTTCTGCAATTGGCCTTCGGCCAATGCTCGGAAAGATGTTGCCCTCCAACCGTCGAAGCACATCCCTAGCATGCGTAGGTACCCAGGTGTGCACTTGTTTGTCATACCACTCCCGCGCTACCGCCTCAAAAGAATTGGCAATAGAGAGTTGGCGCTTGAGCTTTGCTGCGCGGCGCTCTGCCGATGGGTCTAGGTCTGCATCTAGCCGCTCACGCTCGGCATTACGCCGGATTCGGGCCTCTTTAAGGCTGATATCTGGGTAGACACCCAGCGAGAGGGACTTCTCTTTGCCTCCCAGCCAGTACCGGAGCCGCCAATACTTGCGGCCATCGTCATAGACCCAGAGATAAAGACCATCGCCGTCATGCAGTTTCCGGAGCTTGCGGCCCTGGCTAGTGGCATTCCGGCATTCAACGTCTTTCAGGATATCCTTAGCCATCGTGGTAACTCCTATGCCGTGGTAAGTCGGTACCACGGTTTGTTACCACGTTTATAGCACGGATTCCATTGGACGTTACCACGCAATACAGGACACATCCTTGCCGTTGTGTCCCGTATTAGCTAGGGTTACAGGACACAAACGGTTTTATTAGGATGTGAATCTGGCGGAAGCGGTGAGATTCGAACTCACGGTAGGTTTCCCTACGCCGGTTTTCAAGACCGGTGCCTTAAACCACTCGGCCACGCTTCCTTCAATCAGTAGTTACCTCAGCACGCCGGTTTTGACTCCGGCCACCGCTGACGCTGCTTAACTTGACAAGCCATGTCAGCCTACGCCGCAAGACGCCTGGACTACCAGGTTTCTTGTCAAGACCGGTGCCTTATACCGCCGCTCAGCCACGCTTCCAAACTGGTGCCGACAGTCTGACTCGAACAGACGACCTACCGCTTACAAGTCTGACTGAGCCGACTTGCACCGGCTAGCACCAAGCTTAATACTCTTTAATAAAACAATATGTTACGTGAAAACTTGGCTT
This genomic interval from Thiobacillus sp. contains the following:
- a CDS encoding AlpA family transcriptional regulator → MATTILRLPAVKARTGLSRSTIYLQISEGTFPKPYPLGKRAVGWLAEEVDHWVEDCIRAGKRAASASQARDHV
- a CDS encoding tyrosine-type recombinase/integrase, which translates into the protein MAKDILKDVECRNATSQGRKLRKLHDGDGLYLWVYDDGRKYWRLRYWLGGKEKSLSLGVYPDISLKEARIRRNAERERLDADLDPSAERRAAKLKRQLSIANSFEAVAREWYDKQVHTWVPTHARDVLRRLEGNIFPSIGRRPIAEIDAPELLATVRKIEDRGAYDLAHRVLQVCGQVFRYGVATGRCKRDLTGDLRGALTPHKKQHQAAVKTEELPDLLRAIASYEETGDRQTRLALQLLALTFTRTNELIGALWEEFDLDAAVWIVPAQRMKMKTEHVVPLARQAIDILKELKEIGGGSRFVFPGRNRDKPISNNTMLFALYRLGYKGKMTGHGFRAVASTALNEMGFRHDVIERQLAHCERNEVRGAYNRAEYLPERREMMQHWANLIDEMTNSRGRLLLGRFGVSQPSKESSPDKLEDTHEANQR
- a CDS encoding trypsin-like peptidase domain-containing protein, which translates into the protein MKRYLDKLIILTLATLLPCVAYALSGPEVFSKVEKSVFIVIGLDRNKRPVTQGSGVLLPKNKIGTNCHVLADADIHYLLVKQNDNSYHAILYSGDTEKDICLLEAKGLHGTGAPIRESKKLKRGEDVYAIGAPEGLELTISKGIFAGHRRGYLQHSAQISHGSSGGGLFDSNGRLVGFTTFTLTKGQDLNFAIPVEWTNGVKNPGLKPLPTKLPPPENDDSGSHQGGSVAGSSFVEPDRPLGTENLPSDRLIFFDGNEDVTPPKMYQKLIERHAIYMTHNIAARMNLQGHTSFQGSREWNLAIGQLRADNVMREFIRLGISPNRIQAISLGEEKAIFPTASSSVFMPPNRVEILYQGE
- a CDS encoding AAA family ATPase, with the translated sequence MTYKELAQCMAETKWLVKGLIPADATGFLYGDSGTGKSFIALDMALHVANGLDWCNRKTMQGPVFYIAGEGGAGIQRRVKAWYRYHELPPEQDAFYVCPTPISLNLRDQAEQVSQAIQGAVSGTAFPPRLIIIDTLSQNYEGDENDSAQVAGFLREIQRIRTCFPGCTVLIVHHTPYTDKGRPRGSTAMLANTDYAYQQASTNLLVTMTTKKMKDGETARPISFQLHSVEIGLDEDGEPITSLVPEYLPTGPKASSPPQHAAPRGKYEKLVLALLRERGGRLDRESLRLASTEQARKEGAREDSAGKGLNRAIKALIDTGQCLEQEGLIFLPRTNDGDSEHHTDTLGTDKTLLKECVLSCPPNEVAPGQCPDMSMSCAPDEECSHDD
- a CDS encoding glutamate racemase, which encodes MKFELDPSSPIGVFDSGVGGLTVVRALMERLPFESIYYFGDTARVPYGIKSVQTIAHYTTQITEFLLEKQVKLLIIACNTMAAVSAQVVRDLSPAPVLDVIEAGALAALAASSTNRIGVIGTPTTINSNAYAQAIHAIEPQARLTSQACALFVPLVEEGWLEHPVTRMTAQEYLRPVMAEKVDTLVLGCTHYPLLKPLLQDVVGPQVTLVDSANAMAERAAALLTDMNLHNTRRTAPEYRFWVTDVPLRFQSIGERFLGRTLSNVHVAAL